TGTAGTGGATGATGTTGTCTCTGTAGGTGTGCCTCGACTTAGTCTGGATGAGAATTACTTTTATTGTGTTGGGAGTTGTACTACCCTCAACTTTCAATAAGGTCTTCAGAACTCGAGGGAACAATTGAGTTTTAAACCACTTTACAAAGCTGAATTAATAACTGCAAAGTATCTTAGCAATTCTATTATACAAGTTAAAGTTACTGGCAGGAGTTGTAGTTTTTATTGCAGCGCAACTGTGTAATTTTAGTGCAGTGTCAGGCGTCTGTATTTTATCAACACGTTAACCAACTTACTTTAGTAACATCATACTGTGATTCAACTCAacagttttgtttctgtgtcagattagatttttttatttttttttttataaacgaCCTTACATGTGTCCTTATTCACCCTCCAGGCTGCTCCAGAAGTCGTACAAACACGACCTGGACTTTCTTGATTCCATCAACTCGGTCCAGAAATCCTGGAGGTCTGTGGCCTACCCAGAGCATGAGATGTACACTCTGAAGGAGCTGCACTACCGAGCAGGCGGGCCCGCCTCCCGTGTCCCCGGGTGAGTATTTACTTGCATTTCCCAAACTAAACctcaaaggggggggggggaaactgcATCAATGCATCAATGCAATTGAATTAGTAATTAACTAGTGTGCTCTATCACAATTATTACTTACTTATCATTCATTTAAACGCATACTTGCCCAACAATAGAAGTGAGAACGGCACATCAGCTTAAACTGAACTCGTCGGCTAAAACCTTCAAATGTTACTTTGGCTAACCGCGCCGCTTTACTTAGGGTGGAGCTTTATGCATTTCATTTCTATAGTATTAAGTTTTCTGTATAAATGCAAAATCAATGTCAAGACATAAAATGCCTTGTGATTCGTTACGTTAGGCGTGTTCGACCTATGCCTGTGAAAGCGGAGTTAGCCAAGATGGCGGCCGCTCTACCTGAGCACTGGGATTGGAGGAACGTTGGCGGCGTTAACTTCGTCAGCCCTGTCCGAAACCAAGGTGACATTCAGTTGGCACACACAcgatattaaaaatgtaaacaatatgaATGAGAAGACTTGCAGGAGGCAGACAAGGCTTTACTCTTTACACTTGAGCAGCTGTCTGTAAGGGCAGAGGCTGAACAGCAGCTCGCCAGCTACTTTGCTTCCCTCTTGGCAGGCCTGGGTATGctttctgctctcctcctgtGTTTCTGCACAGCCTAGTGTGAGTGCAGAGATTATGTGTGCTCAGTAGTTTGAGTGTCTGAGAGGGCCTCTGTAGGGCTGGGTTTAAGGATCTGGAGAGGGCTGGAGACTTTCAATAGAAGCCCTCTAAGTCACTGTGCAGTGCTGGcagaggttttctttttctttgcttcAATGTTTTGAGTCGGGTGGATTTTTGTGGGTTCCGTTTCAGTTCACAAAAATTGGTTGGATTGAGAATAAATTGGTCTTCTTGCTGCTTCACAGCACATGTGACCCAACAGTGACTTTGAAAGCAATATGCAGGTGTAACTGACATTGTAGCAAATTAAAGCTTCATCATAATATCCTGTGAGCGCTCCTCCTTTGGGACAAACATGACAAATCTTCCTCTCAGAAACTGATGACataatttattataaaatattaggACGGCACAGTTTTCCCCTCTAGTGCAtatcttttaattttaatataaaGTTGCAGCAACTTTTTTTAGTCTTAGGAGACTTGAGTCTTGTCCCAAATGAAAACAGTTCTCACTGTCACCTTGACTTGACTCATTGCTACAATTAAACCACCCTGTAAATCCCCACAGCCTCTGTTCTCTGACCTCATTTGTTTCTCCAGAGCATTTCATTAAGAATCTGGGGTCTCAAACTACCAGTGACTTTTTAATCAGTGCACCTGTCGCTGTGCCTTGCTCCTTTGTTACGCATTACAACTAATGTGGATGAGTATACTGGGGTTCGGCACATTACAGAAACCTTATTGCTGACTGGTGTCATGTGTTCTTGAACAAATGTGCTACTAAAGTGCACAGTTACCAATTCATTAGGGTTTGTAGCAGATTGCATGCACAGTTGTACCTACAGTATAATTTGGCCAGTTTAGGTTGAGTGCATTACATTGAAAGGTGCTTCCACTTGTATTTACATACATTAGGACAGAGTGTTATCTCTTTAATATAATGCTATGTAGTACAACTGCAGTCAAGATCAAAACTATAAATCGCAAGATTCACAAAGTTAGGATTTGTTCTAGTGCTGTTGTATTGATTTTTAACTCGTGACTCTTTGCTGTACCGTCTCAGCATCATGTGGAAGCTGCTACTCCTTCGCCACCATGGGAATGCTGGAAGCTCGCATTCGAATCCTCACCAACAACAGCGAGGCTCCCATCCTCAGCCCGCAACAAGTGGTCTCCTGCTCTGAATACTCTCAAGGTGTAACTAATGTTTAATCTCAAATCTGGTTTCCTAACCATATCAAGACATTTTACTTGTACTTAGTTGAATATTCATGTTGTGGTGATCATGGAAAAGGTGTAGCACTGCTGTATGTAGAAAGCTCGGACAGTATGTCAAGGGTTTTAGAACTGCCCTGAttagtgatttatttttcatcttggACTGCAAAACGTATCACCCAGTTAAAGTCATTCTGAAATGAAAACTTCATCATTCATCTCTCCTCctttaatctattttttttttttttaatgttaaggTTGCGATGGTGGCTTCCCATACCTGATTGGGAAGTATGTGCAGGATTTCGGTCTGGTGGATGAGTCATGCTTTCCATATATTGCAAAAGACTCTCCATGTGGCGTTCCTCAAAACTGCGGCCGCATTTACGCCGCAGACTACAACTACGTCGGTGGGTTTTATGGCGGCTGCAGTGAGATGGCTATGATGTTGGAACTGGTCAAGAATGGCCCCATGGGAGTGGCCTTTGAGGTACGACAGCTGCTCACTGTTTCCTAACTGCTAGTCctatgcatacagtatgtgttcacTAAATATTTGGGGTTTTTGCTCGGTCAATGCAGCTTAATAGagtttaaattcagtttttagCCGTTTAATTCTTCCCCTATTTTAGGAATCTCTTATCTACATTTAAGTTAAATCCTTTGTACAAATTTGAGGATTTAGCTAAGAATCAAAAGATATTCAGGCTGTAAAAGACATCTGAAActtttaaatattcacataGTGTTTATATATACTTGATGATGAATATTAATACAAAGAATATGCAACATTTGGCTTCTACGTCACACGGTTGGTACAGTTCAACCCATTGTGGGCTTAATGGTTGATGTTATTTGAAAgggtatttatttttctgatgtTAATGGAGGTGGTCTTTTCATCCGGGAGGGTGGCCCATCTCGACCCTGATGCCTTGAAAGATATCATTCAACTACTTCTACACTTTGTGCCTCTTGTAAATGGAGTAGTTTTGTTACTCCGTGTAATTTAATTCACCATATATAGTATTATGTCAACAACTCTCAATGGAAGTTGTTTGCTAATTCTCTGGACGTGTAGATTGAAATTGTCCCTTTAACCCGAAGCCACAGCTAAACTAGCAAAATGCTAACCGACAGATCAGATCTCAAACGTAACCTTGGGtttactttattaaatgtattctgtaATTTCTCCTTTTACTCGATAGACCCTCCTCCCAGAGGAAAAACTGTAATGCAATCACTCCTCTCCTTCCACAGGTCTACTCCGACTTCATGCACTACAAGGAGGGCATCTACCACCACACAGGCCTCGTAGACCCTTTCAACCCCTTCGAGCTGACCAACCATGCCGTGCTGTTGGTGGGTTATGGCCGCTGCCACAAGACCGGACAGAAGTACTGGATTGTCAAGAACAGCTGGGGCAGCGGCTGGGGCGAGGACGGCTACTTCCGAATCCGCCGGGGCAGTGACGAGTGTTCCATCGAGAGCATCGCAATCTCGGCAAACCCCATCCCCAAACTGTAGACATGAGTAGTTTTAACAACCGTTTTAAAAACTGGCAAAACAAGGCGTTCGTTGAAAGCACAAATAGTGGCACAAAACTTGTGTTTTTAAGGTTGATTTCTAAAAGTATTGACACATGGCTTTGTATTGAATGGAAACTGCTGTTCTGCTCTTTGGATGCCAACCAATTTtgtttaaatcttgtttttcaAACGTTTCCTGATTTTTAACCGTCACTTTTCAATTAGCTGCCTATGAATGACTTTACTTCAAGCTGAAACTGCCAACAATGCGTCTGTAAATACCTGACAAATCCTGAAGGGTAGTTTAAAGGGAACAGAGGTGTTTGCTTGTCAGGTGGAGGACCTTGATTCTATGTCTCAGGGAAGCAACAGTGCAGAATTTGTAATCTATTCTGTCCTTGCATCAAATTAAAACTGACTGCCATATTTCTCTGTAGGAAAACTCTGTACGAGTTCCCTGTGGAGCATTTGAAAGGGAATTCTATAAATAAAGGGATCTAAGTGATTGTATTGCCTTTTATTCTGCTATGCACTGTTTGTCTAATTTGACAGAATAAAAGAATTTCTAAATGTttgatttctttgtgtgtgaatTAAGATGGAACACTTTAAAAGTGTCGAAATAGTTAAAATATCTCACTAACCACTACTTACAATGGAGCCTttttattgctacttttacttcaataaaaaacTTAAATCActgcttttaatatttaaaaagagtTTATCCTCTCAGGCTTGgctgttttaaatgtgtcaatGCACAACCAGGCAGCGTGTCCAGTCACAAGGTCCAGACGACTCTGCTCCACTTCCGTCTGTGGGCCAGGGCGTACCTCACCTCCCCTTTCTCTTGCTTCGCCACTCAACTCATTCTAACTCCCTTCAGTTCTCTCTGCGCTGTCCTGTGCTCCCTTTCATCCCCCGGCTCTCTCCATTCCGGTGGCTTCATGCTCAGCTCTCGCCCTCCTCGGTCGCCATGCAGAACAACCACACTAAGGAGCATCTCTTTAAGATTCTTGTCATAGGGGACCTCGGGGTCGGCAAGACCAGCATCATCAAGCGGTATGTCCATCAAAACTTCAGCCCCAACTACCGAGCCACCATCGGGGTGGACTTCGCACTCAAAGTCCTTAACTGGGATCAGGAGACGGTGCGCCTACAGCTGTGGGACATTGCAGGTAAAGTCCAACTTTTACGCACGGCGCACATGAGAGGGCAGATTTACAGGAGGGTAAACACATATGGGGGATTATGGAACATTTGATAAGTTTGAAATTCCCAAGTTTCTTTTCTTCGACTcaaactttacactttttttttgtggaaaaaGGAAAACGGCCCATTTATGTATTTTGAATAGATAAATTAGATACAGCCTACATGACATAATATTCTTCATAAAAATagcttttatgtttgttttttcagatgACGCTGTAATGGACTTTGGTGggcaattaaattaaatgcaccTTGGatattgaaaaaagaaatctttaGATAAAATAAGCTGAAAGTTATATTTGGGAGTCAATGTCAGTGGAAAGCTATGGTcctaatttattttttgaacATTACATGGTTCAATAAATCAGCGTCACATACTCCGTGTGGTAGATATGAAAATCACTTTTTCCATGCATGTCATTTTAGGTTAGAGACCAAACTTgccaaacaaattaaatattaatcagGTCAGCTGCTCAAATGGAAAATATAGACTTTTTACTTTAGATGGCAACAAATTGTTTCAAGTCAAGTATGGAGTCATGTGGATTACTGATGTTTAAATGACTATCTTAGACACACATCTAGTTTGAGGTCAGTGATACATTATTTAACCATTTTGTTAGATTGATTTTAAGAGTTATCTAGTGTTAATAATATCCATGTGTACCAGCTGACCTGTTGGCATTACTCACTTCAAATCACTTGGCTACACATTTCTGTAATTACA
This genomic interval from Cottoperca gobio chromosome 13, fCotGob3.1, whole genome shotgun sequence contains the following:
- the ctsc gene encoding dipeptidyl peptidase 1 yields the protein MKMRLSGVLVSVLLLWVEGCWGDTPANCTYENLLGTWVFQVSKGGHDKTVNCSAEATGESTVTVTLEKLSVATDELGHTGFFTLIYNQGFEVVIKGYKWFAFFKYTEDGPKVTSYCDQTMPGWVHDVLGNNWACFVGKKVKSLPPQIDYKPVFSSRLLQKSYKHDLDFLDSINSVQKSWRSVAYPEHEMYTLKELHYRAGGPASRVPGRVRPMPVKAELAKMAAALPEHWDWRNVGGVNFVSPVRNQASCGSCYSFATMGMLEARIRILTNNSEAPILSPQQVVSCSEYSQGCDGGFPYLIGKYVQDFGLVDESCFPYIAKDSPCGVPQNCGRIYAADYNYVGGFYGGCSEMAMMLELVKNGPMGVAFEVYSDFMHYKEGIYHHTGLVDPFNPFELTNHAVLLVGYGRCHKTGQKYWIVKNSWGSGWGEDGYFRIRRGSDECSIESIAISANPIPKL